The Solanum pennellii chromosome 7, SPENNV200 DNA segment AGAAACTGTGTCTGTTACACATTCAGGAAGTTATAAAACATTAGgaggagatttgttgaagaaTGTTTTGGTGGTTCCTACATTCAAGTTTGATTTGCTCTCAGTATCACAGTTAACAAAACAACTACATTGCTCAGTTAATTTCTTTCCTGAGTTTGTTGTTTTTCAGGACCTCTCCAATGGAAAGGTGAAGGGTGTTGGTAAGGAAGTGGATGGACTATACTATCTCTCTAATCAAAAACTAcatgaagaagagaagaataaTGAGATGATTATGATGACACACAACAGTGAGAATTTGAATAATGCCTTGTTATGGCATAACAGGTTGGGGCATCCATCAGCCAAGGTGTTACAACAGCTGACTTTGActtcttcaaattcaaataatatcTGTAAGAAATGTTCTATATGCCCACTTGCAAAGCAGACTCGACTATCTTTTCCTTTAAGTGTTTCAAAAACTAGTAGTATCTTTGAATTGATTCATTTAGATGTTTGGGGACCTTATCATATGGCAACACATAATGGTTACAGATTTTTCTTGACTATTGTTGATGATAAATCCAGAATGACATGGGTATATTTGATGAAGTTGAAAAGTGATGTGTTTCATATTTTACAATCCTTTTGTGTTCTTGTTAAGAATCAATTTAACAAGCACACTAAAAGAATAAGGTCTGATAATGGAGGAGAGTTCTTTAGCAAAGAATGCAATGATTTTCTGATTACTCATGGGATTATTCATGAAAGCAGCTGTCCACacactccacaacaaaatggagttgcTGAAAGAAAACACAGACATATACTTGAAGTATCTAGAGCACTCAAGTTTAATGGTCATATACCTATAAGATTTTGGGGTGAATGTATTCTTACAGCTGTCTATTTAATCAATAGACTACCCACAATAACATTGGAAGGGAAGACACCTTATGAGGTGTTTCACAATGCCAAGGCAGAACTTGATCATTTGAGAGTTTTTGGATGTTTAGGATATGCTACCAGATTGCCTAAAGGAGACAAATTTTCACCAAGAGCTGATGCTTGTGTATTTCTTGGTTATCCTGCTACTCAAAAAGGTTATCTTATGTACAACTTGATCAACAAGAGATTTGTAGTAAGCAGGGATGTGGTTTTTAAAGAAGATATATTTCCATTTCAAAAAATGGTTACTAGACAACTGCCTTTATTTCCTAATTCTTCATTGGATACATATCAGGATGATGATCATAAGGAGTTGAATGACAAGACAAATGACATGGAAACAATTATCCCTCAACAACAAACATTTCCTGAAATTAACATGCATAATGACAGTGCATGGAATGAAGGCAATGAAGATATTGAAAACACAGATGTGATAAATGAAGGTGCAGAGAACAATATTGATATTTCAGTACCTGATGTTATTACTGAAAAACCAAGACAATCTCTTAGGAATTCAAAACCTCCCATATGGATGAAAGATTACATTACACAAGTTTCAGACACTGATCAGCCTTATTCACTAAGGAAATACTTGTCTTATAAAGACATTTCTCCTAGTTATACAGCATATCTATCCAAGTTTTCTGTTGAAAGTGAGCCTAGAAGTTATGAAGAGGCTATTAAAGATAAAAGGTGGGTTGATGCAATGAAGCTAGAGATACAAGCTTTAGAAGAAAATGGTACTTGGAAAGTAGTTAAACTGCCAGCAGGAAAGTCTGCAATTGGATGTAAGTGGGTTTTTAAGATCAAATATCAAGCTGATGGGAAGATTGAAAGGTTCAAGGCTAGGTTGGTGGCAAAGGGATACAATCAAACTGAAGGTATTGATTATCAAGAGACATTTTCACCAGTGGTAAAAATGGTGACTATATTGTTAGAGCTATAGTAGCTTTGGCTGCTGCTAAGCATTGGATCATTCATCAAATGGAAGTATTTAATGCTTTCTTACAAGGAGATTTGTTTGATGAAGTATACATGGAATTACCTAAAGGATTCAAGATGAAGGAGGAAAACATGGCCTGCAAGTTAGTTAAATCTctttatggtcttaaacaagcaTCTAGGCAATGGAATGCAAAATTGACTAATGCTTTGTGCAGTTCAGGGTATATACAAAGTCACTTGGATTATTCTTTATTCACCAAGAGAAGAGATGATAGAATTGTCATTGTTTTGGTTTATGTAGATGACATTTTGGTAACAGGAAATGATGCCAATTTGATAGAAGAAACCAAACATGTGTTGCATAGTTATTTCAAGATTAAAGACTTAGgagaattgaaatattttttgggaATTGAATTCTTGAGATCCAACAAAGGAATAGTTATGAATCAGAGGAAGTATGCTCTAGAAATGATTTCTGAAGTTGGGTTAGCTGCTGCAAAACCAGTAATGACACCAATGGAATGCAACATGAAGTTAACTAGTGTGGAATTTGATGAAGGCAGTGTCACTACTGATGACTTATTTCCAGATGTTAACAAATACCAAAGGCTTGTTGGGAAGCTGTTGTACTTAACTAATACAAGGCCAGATATATCATTTGCAGTACAATCTTTGAGTCAGTTTATGCAGAAGCCAAAAAGGTCACATTGGGAGGCAGCATTGAGGGTAATTAGATACATCAAAGTTGAACCAGGAAAAGGGTTGCTGATGAGTGCAGATACAAAACCTCAACTTACAGGattttgtgatgcagattgggctGCATGTCCAAATACTAGAAGGTCTGTGACTGGTTTTGTATTGAAGTTTGGTGATTCCTTAATATCTTGGAAGTCAAAAAAGCAAAACACAGTGTCTAGAAGTTCTGCTGAAGCAGAATATAGAAGTTTGGCTACCTTAACTGCTGAGATCGTTTGGATAACAATTTGTTTCATGAATTGGAAGTAAAACTAACAGGACCAGCTACCATTTTTTGTGATAGCAAGGCAGCCATACAGATTGCTGCTAATCCTGTATTTCACGAACGGACTAAACACATTGAGATAGATTGTCACTTCATCAGAGAAAAGGTGCAGCAAGGATTAATCAGAcctacatacatacatacaaaaGATCAACAAGCAGATGTACTGACCAAGGCTTTAGGCAGGATTCAACATGAGATTTTAATAAGCAAGCTAGGATTCCTGAACTTGTTCAATACATCCAGCTTGAGGAGGAGTATTGGAGTTGGTTAATTTTACTGTTAGACTTTTTTGTTAGTTAATTAAACTTTAGCTAATTAGTTACTAATAGTTGATTTgtaaattagttagttagttagaagGTTGTTAGCAAGTAGTTAGTTAGAAAGTTGTTAGCAAGTAGTTAGTATTGCAGCTGTATATAAATACTAGTGTAATGGCTTAATTcactcaataagaattgctcTAATTCTTTCACGTTTATGGTGTGAGTATGAATATTGTTTTGATAGAATAATAAGATACTTATTAGCATAATGTTTCTAGTGTACTTATTAaacatttatcatttttaatcttTCACATCAAAGAATCAATTCAGGAAACTATTTTTGGTCcgtattttgtttaatttttagtttgtattttatttatttccatatgTAAAAGTTATGTTTTGTTGGATATGAAAAAAAAGAGTATATTATAAAAAGGGCTAACCTATCGGCAGCCCCCTAAAATTGACActaattttcacttagacactcTAAGtagactttgttcattttagacaccttatGTAGGTTTTCGCTATACTATGTTGACACTTTTTTCTTACATAGAATAGTGAGTGTTGTACACACACTTACTGCGCGTGAAAGCCTTATTtcacaatttcttttaaaaaaaattctcttcttcttctccattttctAGCTACCATGTCcgaaacataaacaaaaatCTATGATAAAATAGATTTAGTGATGtcacaaataaaaaagtaaatttcgGCTGATAAGATTTCccaaaagtttaaatttcaacGTTATGAAATAATAATCTATTTCTTTTTCACGTATTTGAATCacaagatttgaaaaaaaaatctttcacTGTTAATAACTTAGAAgtaaagaagaaaacatcatACTTTTGtaagataattttttcaaactaaCTAAGTTTTTTTGGAAGTATCTCTTGAAAATTTGATGTGGGTGGAAAAGGGGTTGAAGTTGGAGTGGGTGGGGGAAAAGAGGACGATCTGGTGGCTGGTGGGGTGGAGGAATAGTTGCGGTTGGGGTGGAGAGGAAGATCTGGTGGCTGGTAGGGTGGAGGAGTTGTAGGGATTGGGGTTGGGGTTGGGGTGGGTGAGGGTGGAGAGGGAAACTGAGCGGGTTGGGCATggggtaattatttttttcttattgtttgAGTTTAAAATGACACATGTCATTAAATTTGTGGCCTTTTTTTCTACTCAAAagtcattatttaattattgtttatataaatatacCACGTGTCTTTATTTTATTCGTCACCTCGACACATCATCAACAAGTGTATTACACACACTTGTAAATTTGGGTGATcgtaaaaaaattgtcaaaatgacacaataGAACTTTACATAAattgtctaaaatgaacaaagtctaGTTAAGTGTCTAAGTAAAAGTTAGTGCCAATTTTAAGGGGCCACCGATGGGTTACCCCTTATAAAAAGGTACTAAGTGTCATGCCTAGTTAGTAGATTTGCTTttattacaaaaagaaaaagaagtaagGGAACGTTTTTTAGAAACTCATATTATAAAATAGAGTTGTACGTCAATGGATGGAACAATGGCTGCGATGATTTTTTTGGTACCATATTATTGCGCTATCAGAAGAGGTTATTATCAGTCAATTGATGGAAGTTCTATGTGTAGTAAATCCTGAAGAAGAACAAATGAAGATCGggatttgatcaaatttagacTATTCTAAAAATGATACGACATGAGTGAAGGATGGAATATCTCAACTATACCAAGGTGATTGTTATGTCCTTATACAAACTCTCCAAGAGATAATGAGGGTGATGTCATGATAGCACCAGTCAATTACTGGTGAAAGGACGCAAGACATCAAAATTTAGGTGTATCTGAGCACATGTCTCTCTTGGTAAAATTTTGTGCCTTATTGACCATCAATAGTTATAGTTTTGATACATATATCACAACAACTGTTTGAGATGTTATGTAAAGGGAAAAGAACTTTTTTGAGGTGTTAGGCATGTTCGTTATTTTCCTATAAACATTTATATCTAGATATTTTTTGGTTGGAGATTTGAGTTTATTCTAATTTATCTGCTAGCAGTCGCTTATCTAgattttctgttattttcatcGTCCTTTATCTTTactttattctttctattttttcttaatttttaaatttaattgttatgattaaaattttatatttttctaataaaagaaagaaaatcaagtgattatgatttttattttccaaaGAACAAGATAACAATTGTTGTAATAAATGGATTTAAGGGATAAGAAGAATGAAATAATAATGGTGGccattttcaaatttgaaaaaataataattaatacagTTGTCATGACATTAATGACAATTATGGTGTGTGgtagagaaaataataataaagatatatatatatatataNNNNNNNNNNNNNNNNNNNNNNNNNNNNNNNNNNNNNNNNNNNNNNNNNNNNNNNNNNNNNNNNNNNNNNNNNNNNNNNNNNNNNNNNNNNNNNNNNNNNNNNNNNNNNNNNNNNNNNNNNNNNNNNNNNNNNNNNNNNNNNNNNNNNNNNNNNNNNNNNNNNNNNNNNNNNNNNNNNNNNNNNNNNNNNNNNNNNNNNNNNNNNNNNNNNNNNNNNNNNNNNNNNNNNNNNNNNNNNNNNNNNNNNNNNNNNNNNNNNNNNNNNNNNNNNNNNNNNNNNNNNNNNNNNNNNNNNNNNNNNNNNNNNNNNNNNNNNNNNNNNNNNNNNNNNNNNNNNNNNNNNNNNNNNNNNNNNNNNNNNNNNNNNNNNNNNNNNNNNNNNNNNNNNNNNNNNNNNNNNNNNNNNNNNNNNNNNNNNNNNNNNNNNNNNNNNNNNNNNNNNNNNNNNNNNNNNNNNNNNNNNNNNNNNNNNNNNNNNNNNNNNNNNNNNNNNNNNNNNNNNNNNNNNNNNNNNNNNNNNNNNNNNNNNNNNNNNNNNNNNNNNNNNNNNNNNNNNNNNNNNNNNNNNNNNNNNNNNNNNNNNNNNNNNNNNNNNNNNNNNNNNNNNNNNNNNNNNNNNNNNNNNNNNNNNNNNNNNNNNNNNNNNNNNNNNNNNNNNNNNNNNNNNNNNNNNNNNNNNNNNNNNNNNNNNNNNNNNNNNNNNNNNNNNNNNNNNNNNNNNNNNNNNNNNNNNNNNNNNNNNNNNNNNNNNNNNNNNNNNNNNNNNNNNNNNNNNNNNNNNNNNNNNNNNNNNNNNNNNNNNNNNNNNNNNNNNNNNNNNNNNNNNNNNNNNNNNNNNNNNNNNNNNNNNNNNNNNNNNNNNNNNNNNNNNNNNNNNNNNNNNNNNNNNNNNNNNNNNNNNNNNNNNNNNNNNNNNNNNNNNNNNNNNNNNNNNNNNNNNNNNNNNNNNNNNNNNNNNNNNNNNNNNNNNNNNNNNNNNNNNNNNNNNNNNNNNNNNNNNNNNNNNNNNNNNNNNNNNNNNNNNNNNNNNNNNNNNNNNNNNNNNNNNNNNNNNNNNNNNNNNNNNNNNNNNNNNNNNNNNNNNNNNNNNNNNNNNNNNNNNNNNNNNNNNNNNNNNNNNNNNNNNNNNNNNNNNNNNNNNNNNNNNNNNNNNNNNNNNNNNNNNNNNNNNNNNNNNNNNNNNNNNNNNNNNNNNNNNNNNNNNNNNNNNNNNNNNNNNNNNNNNNNNNNNNNNNNNNNNNNNNNNNNNNNNNNNNNNNNNNNNNNNNNNNNNNNNNNNNNNNNNNNNNNNNNNNNNNNNNNNNNNNNNNNNNNNNNNNNNNNNNNNNNNNNNNNNNNNNNNNNNNNNNNNNNNNNNNNNNNNNNNNNNNNNNNNNNNNNNNNNNNNNNNNNNNNNNNNNNNNNNNNNNNNNNNNNNNNNNNNNNNNNNNNNNNNNNNNNNNNNNNNNNNNNNNNNNNNNNNNNNNNNNNNNNNNNNNNNNNNNNNNNNNNNNNNNNNNNNNNNNNNNNNNNNNNNNNNNNNNNNNNNNNNNNNNNNNNNNNNNNNNNNNNNNNNNNNNNNNNNNNNNNNNNNNNNNNNNNNNNNNNNNNNNNNNNNNNNNNNNNNNNNNNNNNNNNNNNNNNNNNNNNNNNNNNNNNN contains these protein-coding regions:
- the LOC114078025 gene encoding uncharacterized protein LOC114078025 yields the protein MELPKGFKMKEENMACKLVKSLYGLKQASRQWNAKLTNALCSSGYIQSHLDYSLFTKRRDDRIVIVLVYVDDILVTGNDANLIEETKHVLHSYFKIKDLGELKYFLGIEFLRSNKGIVMNQRKYALEMISEVGLAAAKPVMTPMECNMKLTSVEFDEGSVTTDDLFPDVNKYQRLVGKLLYLTNTRPDISFAVQSLSQFMQKPKRSHWEAALRVIRYIKVEPGKGLLMSADTKPQLTGFCDADWAACPNTRRSVTGFVLKFGDSLISWKSKKQNTVSRSSAEAEYRSLATLTAEIVWITICFMNWK